GTTTTGGTTCAATTTGGTGTTAACCGTTTTAACCATTGTGGCATTAGTTCAAGTGTGGCTACCGTTACCAATTGTCTTTATGGTGGCGTTTGCCGTTGCTGTCCTTATCAATTATCCCAAACCGAATGATCAAATGGATCAGATACGCGCGCAGTCGGTTGGCATGATTACGGTTGTTTCGATCATTTTTGCTGCTGGTATTTTTACAGGGATTCTATCGGGTACAGGCATGATTACGGCGATGGCGACGTCCTTGGTCAATATCATCCCTAATCAAGTAGGCGGTTTTATGGGTGTGATTGTCGCTACCATCAGTATGCCATTGAGTCTGATATTCACGCCAGACGCTTATTATTTTGGTGTCATGCCGATTCTGGCAGAGACGGCTGGTGCTTATGGCTTGGATCCTGTTCAAATTGGTCAGGCATCTATGCTTGGACAAATGACCACAGGGTTTCCCTTAAGTCCTCTTACGGCTTCGACATTTTTATTGATTGGATTGGCAGGAGTAGAGCTTGCTGATCATCAAAAATTTGTATTCAAATGGGCGTTTGGTACGACCATCGTTATGACCATCGTGGCAGTCATCACTGGTGTCATCATATAAATAGAATATATAAATAGAAAAAAAGGAAACACATCATGAAATCTATCAAAATTGGGTCGGGTGCAGGGTATTCTGATGACCGATTGGAACCCGCTCTTGATATCATTCGAGATGGCGACGTTGATTATATTGTGTTTGAATGCCTTGCAGAGCGTACGATTGCCATTGCACAGCAGCGAAAAATGAAAGATTCAAAGCAAGGTTATGACAGTCTGCTTGAGTATCGAATGGCGCAAGTCTTACCGCTTTGTGTAGAAAACAACGTCAAAATAGTCACCAATATGGGCGCGGCCAATCCAAAAGCGGCTGCCGAAATGGTGAAGCAAATCGCTGAAAAACAAGGTTTGCAACATTTAAAAATAGCAGCAGTTACTGGTGACGATGTATTCTCAGAAATTGAGCGTTATCAGAATGAAACACTGCTAGAAAATGGCAAGCAAATTAAAGAGCTTGGCTCGTCAATCGTTTCGGCAAATGCGTATATTGGCGCGGCAGGTATCGTGCAAGCGCTTAAGGCAGGCGCCGATATAGTCATCACAGGCCGAGCTGCTGATCCTTCATTATTTCTTGGCCCCATGATGTACGAATTTGGCTGGTCCTTTGAAAATGCTGAATTATTAGGTAAAGTCACCATAGGCGGGCACTTAATGGAGTGCGGCGCTCAAATCACGGGTGGGTATTTTGCCGATCCTGGCTACAAAGAGGTGCCAGAGCTGTGGAACGTAGGTTTTCCAATCATGGAAGTGACTGAAAACGGAGAATACCACATAACTAAATTGGCGAACGCTGGCGGTTTGGTATCGTTAGCCACCGTAAAAGAGCAATTGCTTTATGAGATTCATGACCCCGCTAACTATTTGACGCCAGATGTCATTGCTGATTTTTCTAGTGTTCAAGTTGAAGAAGTAGCAAAAGATGTCGTTAAGGTATTTGGTGGCTCGGGCAAACCAAAGACGGGCTTGCTAAAAACGAGTATCGGATACAAAGATGGTTATATTGCCGAGGCAGAAATCAGCTACGGCGGTGCCGGTTCAGTTGAAAGAGCCAAGCTGGCTAAAACCATTATGGAAAAAAGACTGGCGGCTCAAGATATTGAACCTATTGAAATGCGCTATGATTTTATTGGACTCAACTCTTTGTATGCCAATGAGGTTTTTGACACTCAAGAAGTATCTGAAACGCGGCTTCGTATTGCTGCAAGAACCGAGGATGAGGCAGTCGCTAATGCTATTGTACGAGAAGCAATGTCACTCTACACCAATGGGCCAGCAGGCGGCGGTGGTATTCGCTCAAATATCAAAGAGATAGTATCTATAGGCTCAATACTCATTCCCGAACCAGACACTGATATCAACGTTTCATATTGGGAGGTATGATAAATGAAATTACGTGAAATAGCCCATTCCCGAACAGGTGATAAAGGCAATATATCCAATATCTCTCTTATCGCTTTCAAAGAAGAAGATTACGAGCTTCTCAAAGACAAGGTCACTGAAGACATTGTCAAAGAATGGTTTAAAGACATTGTGCAAGGGGAGGTTGTTCGTTATGAGCTGCCGACTCTCAATGCATTCAACTTTGTGATGTATGGCGCGTTGGGTGGCGGGGTGACCAAGTCGTTAGCGCAAGATATGCATGGTAAAAGCCTAAGCTCTAAATTATTGGATTTAGAGATATAAATGAGTCAGTAATTTGTCGTAGGTCTGGCGGCTATATAGCATTTTTCAAAGCCAAGTATCCAAAAGAGTGCCTTTATATCAAGGTGCTCTTTTTTATTGAAAGTTTGTGAATGAGTATGAAAGTAAAAATGCAAAACATCAAAAAATGTCATATTAACGAGACAGCTTGTGGTTAAATGAACAAGAATAAAAAGAAAGAGTAAGGTAGCATCAGGGTTATAAATCAAGTCTACATTTGGCTAAAAGGGAATTAAAAAATGAAAGGAATTACACGTTTTTCGAATAGTTTAATGGAAAAGTATTTACCAGATCCATTTTTATTCGTCATTATCTTGACGGTTGTCATCTTTATCCTTGGTCTAGGATTGACTGACTCTTCACCCATACAGATGGTCGCATTTTGGGGAGAAGGATTTTGGGCATTACTTGCATTCTCCATGCAGATGGTGCTGGTACTAGTAACTGGCTTTGTACTTGCAAGCAGTCCCATATTTAAAAAGGGACTTGGTAAACTTGCAAGCTTTGCTAATTCGCCAGGCAGTGCCATTATTTCAGTGACCTTAGTGTCACTGGCTGCCAGTTGGATAAACTGGGGATTTGGCTTGGTGATTGGTGCGCTATTTGCCAAAGAGCTGGCGAAGCGCGTTGAAGGCGTTGATTATCGCTTGCTGATTGCCAGTGCTTACTCTGGGTTTATTATTTGGCATGCAGGGTTCTCAGGATCCATCCCTTTATCGATTGCGACAGAGGGTCATCCATTCGCGGACAAGATTGGTATTATTCCAACGAGTGCCACTATCTTTGCCACTTATAACCTAATTATCGTTGTTGCGCTCGTGATTATCGTACCTGTATTAAACCGTCTGATGATGCCAAAGGCAGAAGACACAGTGACCGTCGATCCCAAACTCTTGGTTGATCCCATCGTCGAGGACGTTCCAGCAAAAGCTGATATGACGCCAGCAGAGCGGTTAGAGAATAGCTGGATGTTATCAATGGTTATCGGTCTGATGGGCATTGCTTTTATCGTTTATTACTTTGTGCAGAATGGTTTTGCCTTAACGCTCGATTTGGTGAACTTTATGTTCTTATTCTTTGGGATTATATTCCACGGCACGCCTCGTAAGTATCTGATAGCGGTTCAAGAGGCAGTCAAAGGAGCGGGCGCTATCATCGTACAGTTCCCATTTTATGCTGGTATTATGGGCATGATGACTGCCTCTGGTTTGGCGGCTATTATGTCAGAGGCGTTTGTTAATATCTCGACAGCAGAAACATTACCGCTTTTTGCATTTCTGAGTGCTGGACTTGTCA
This is a stretch of genomic DNA from Psychrobacter alimentarius. It encodes these proteins:
- a CDS encoding acyclic terpene utilization AtuA family protein translates to MKSIKIGSGAGYSDDRLEPALDIIRDGDVDYIVFECLAERTIAIAQQRKMKDSKQGYDSLLEYRMAQVLPLCVENNVKIVTNMGAANPKAAAEMVKQIAEKQGLQHLKIAAVTGDDVFSEIERYQNETLLENGKQIKELGSSIVSANAYIGAAGIVQALKAGADIVITGRAADPSLFLGPMMYEFGWSFENAELLGKVTIGGHLMECGAQITGGYFADPGYKEVPELWNVGFPIMEVTENGEYHITKLANAGGLVSLATVKEQLLYEIHDPANYLTPDVIADFSSVQVEEVAKDVVKVFGGSGKPKTGLLKTSIGYKDGYIAEAEISYGGAGSVERAKLAKTIMEKRLAAQDIEPIEMRYDFIGLNSLYANEVFDTQEVSETRLRIAARTEDEAVANAIVREAMSLYTNGPAGGGGIRSNIKEIVSIGSILIPEPDTDINVSYWEV
- a CDS encoding AtuA-related protein; this translates as MKLREIAHSRTGDKGNISNISLIAFKEEDYELLKDKVTEDIVKEWFKDIVQGEVVRYELPTLNAFNFVMYGALGGGVTKSLAQDMHGKSLSSKLLDLEI
- a CDS encoding short-chain fatty acid transporter, whose translation is MKGITRFSNSLMEKYLPDPFLFVIILTVVIFILGLGLTDSSPIQMVAFWGEGFWALLAFSMQMVLVLVTGFVLASSPIFKKGLGKLASFANSPGSAIISVTLVSLAASWINWGFGLVIGALFAKELAKRVEGVDYRLLIASAYSGFIIWHAGFSGSIPLSIATEGHPFADKIGIIPTSATIFATYNLIIVVALVIIVPVLNRLMMPKAEDTVTVDPKLLVDPIVEDVPAKADMTPAERLENSWMLSMVIGLMGIAFIVYYFVQNGFALTLDLVNFMFLFFGIIFHGTPRKYLIAVQEAVKGAGAIIVQFPFYAGIMGMMTASGLAAIMSEAFVNISTAETLPLFAFLSAGLVNFFVPSGGGQWAVQAPIMLEAAEMLGSDPAKVAMAVAWGDAWTNMIQPFWALPALAIAGLKAKDIMGFCVIVLVVSGVVIGLGLLFL